The Ovis aries strain OAR_USU_Benz2616 breed Rambouillet chromosome 11, ARS-UI_Ramb_v3.0, whole genome shotgun sequence genome window below encodes:
- the RFNG gene encoding beta-1,3-N-acetylglucosaminyltransferase radical fringe, with amino-acid sequence MSRARRALCRACLALAAALGALLLLPLPRAPAPAPAPTRALAPGSGPRAPPARPATAPRLRPEDVFIAVKTTRKNHGPRLGLLLRTWISRARRQTFIFTDGDDPELQLQGGGHVINTNCSAVHTRQALCCKMSVEYDKFIESGRKWFCHVDDDNYVNPKGLLQLLSTFSPSQDIYLGRPSLDHPIEATERIQGGGTVTTVKFWFATGGAGFCLSRGLALKMSPWASLGGFMSTAERVRLPDDCTVGYIVEGLLGARLLHSSLFHSHLENLQKLSPDTLLQQVTLSYGGPENPHNVVNVAGGFSLQQDPTRFKSIHCLLYPDTDWCPVQKQSDLAPR; translated from the exons ATGAGCCGCGCGCGGAGGGCACTTTGCCGGGCCTGCCTCGCGCTGGCCGCGGCCCTGGGTGCGCTGCTGCTTCTGCCGTTGCCCCGCGCGCCTGCGCCCGCGCCAGCCCCGACCCGGGCCCTGGCCCCCGGATCCGGCCCGCGCGCGCCCCCTGCCCGGCCCGCCACCGCCCCCCGCCTGCGGCCCGAAGACGTCTTCATCGCAGTCAAGACCACCCGAAAAAACCACGGGCCGCGCTTGGGGCTACTGCTGCGCACTTGGATCTCCCGGGCCCGACGGCAG ACGTTTATCTTTACCGACGGGGACGACCCTGAACTACAGCTCCAGGGAG GTGGCCACGTCATCAACACCAACTGCTCTGCCGTGCACAcccgccaggctctgtgctgCAAGATGTCAGTGGAATACGACAAGTTTATTGAGTCCGGACGCAA GTGGTTCTGCCACGTGGATGATGACAACTATGTGAACCCCAAAGgcctgctgcagctgctgtcCACCTTCTCACCCAGCCAGGACATCTACCTGGGGCGGCCCAGCCTGGACCACCCCATCGAGGCTACCGAGAGGATCCAGGGAGGTGGAACC GTGACCACGGTCAAGTTCTGGTTCGCTACCGGTGGGGCCGGGTTCTGCCTAAGTAGAGGCCTTGCTCTCAAGATGAGCCCATGGGCCAG CCTGGGCGGCTTCATGAGCACAGCCGAGCGGGTACGGCTGCCAGACGACTGCACGGTGGGCTACATCGTGGAGGGGCTGCTGGGCGCTCGCCTGCTGCACAGCTCGCTATTCCACTCCCACCTGGAGAACCTACAGAAGCTGTCACCCGACACCCTGCTCCAGCAG gtcaccttGAGCTACGGGGGACCCGAGAACCCACATAACGTGGTGAACGTGGCTGGGGGCTTCAGCCTGCAGCAGGATCCCACGCG GTTTAAGTCCATCCACTGCCTTCTCTACCCGGACACGGACTGGTGTCCCGTGCAGAAGCAGAGCGACCTCGCCCCTCGGTGA